The Zingiber officinale cultivar Zhangliang chromosome 9A, Zo_v1.1, whole genome shotgun sequence genome window below encodes:
- the LOC122021572 gene encoding F-box/kelch-repeat protein At3g61590-like isoform X1, producing MSTNKLPLQSKAGIMAGEASWEESDPIAYFRGEVAVFEPVAGDRDGGDREDALISLDAILPDDLLEKVLSFLPVASIIRSSSVCKRWYETVHSGRPSWARMSPQKPWYFMFTCSDDAVSGYAYDPSLRKWYSFDFPCIEKSNWLTSSSCGLVCVMDSEDWSSVFVCNPITRDWTRLVDAPGGCSPDYSALAVSVDRRTHGYTVAVAKCKQVPQDYYQWDFSIHVYESATRAWVTLFAQVLAGWRSGDECVICDGILYLLIYSTSVLRNVDSRHCLAMYDLAARPSSSRSSSLTQMAIPAPCSLTCGRLMNLGDKLVMVGGIGKHDRPGIIKGIGIWELEEKKEWREVARMPHRFFQGFGEFDDVFASGGADDLVYIQSFGSPALLTFDMGQRLWKWSAKSPVTKRFPLQLFTGFCFEPRLEVPS from the exons ATGAGCACTAACAAGCTTCCGCTTCAATCCAAAGCAG GGATCATGGCTGGTGAAGCGTCGTGGGAGGAGAGTGATCCTATCGCCTACTTCCGCGGTGAGGTCGCGGTGTTTGAGCCGGTGGCTGGAGACAGAGACGGCGGCGATCGGGAGGACGCATTGATCTCGTTGGACGCGATTTTGCCCGACGATCTACTGGAGAAGGTGCTATCCTTCCTGCCCGTCGCCAGCATCATCCGGTCGAGCTCCGTCTGCAAACGGTGGTACGAGACCGTGCACTCGGGGCGGCCGTCGTGGGCGAGGATGTCGCCGCAGAAGCCATGGTATTTCATGTTCACCTGCAGCGACGACGCCGTGTCCGGCTACGCCTACGACCCGAGCCTCCGCAAGTGGTACAGCTTCGACTTCCCCTGCATCGAGAAGAGCAACTGGCTGACGTCCTCCTCCTGCGGCCTGGTCTGCGTCATGGACAGCGAAGACTGGAGCAGCGTCTTCGTCTGTAACCCGATAACGCGGGACTGGACGCGGCTGGTCGACGCCCCCGGCGGGTGTTCCCCGGATTACAGCGCGCTCGCGGTGTCGGTCGACCGGCGCACGCACGGCTACACGGTGGCCGTGGCCAAGTGCAAGCAGGTGCCGCAGGACTACTACCAGTGGGACTTCTCGATCCACGTCTACGAGTCGGCCACGCGCGCCTGGGTCACCCTCTTCGCCCAAGTCCTCGCCGGCTGGAGGAGCGGCGACGAGTGCGTCATCTGCGACGGCATCCTCTACTTGTTGATCTACTCCACCAGCGTCCTCCGCAACGTGGACTCCCGCCATTGCCTGGCGATGTACGACCTCGCCGCGCGGCCCTCCTCTTCCCGATCCAGCAGTCTGACGCAAATGGCGATCCCCGCGCCCTGCTCTCTCACCTGCGGCCGGCTGATGAACCTGGGGGACAAGCTGGTCATGGTCGGCGGGATAGGGAAGCACGACCGGCCGGGGATCATCAAGGGGATCGGGATTTGGGagctggaggagaagaaggaatggCGGGAGGTGGCGCGAATGCCGCACAGATTCTTCCAGGGGTTCGGCGAATTCGACGACGTCTTCGCCAGCGGCGGCGCCGACGACCTCGTTTACATACAGAGCTTCGGTTCCCCGGCGCTGCTGACGTTCGACATGGGGCAGAGGCTGTGGAAGTGGTCGGCTAAGAGCCCCGTCACGAAGCGCTTCCCCCTCCAACTCTTCACCGGCTTCTGCTTCGAACCCAGGCTCGAGGTGCCTTCCTGA
- the LOC122021572 gene encoding F-box/kelch-repeat protein At3g61590-like isoform X2, with protein sequence MAGEASWEESDPIAYFRGEVAVFEPVAGDRDGGDREDALISLDAILPDDLLEKVLSFLPVASIIRSSSVCKRWYETVHSGRPSWARMSPQKPWYFMFTCSDDAVSGYAYDPSLRKWYSFDFPCIEKSNWLTSSSCGLVCVMDSEDWSSVFVCNPITRDWTRLVDAPGGCSPDYSALAVSVDRRTHGYTVAVAKCKQVPQDYYQWDFSIHVYESATRAWVTLFAQVLAGWRSGDECVICDGILYLLIYSTSVLRNVDSRHCLAMYDLAARPSSSRSSSLTQMAIPAPCSLTCGRLMNLGDKLVMVGGIGKHDRPGIIKGIGIWELEEKKEWREVARMPHRFFQGFGEFDDVFASGGADDLVYIQSFGSPALLTFDMGQRLWKWSAKSPVTKRFPLQLFTGFCFEPRLEVPS encoded by the coding sequence ATGGCTGGTGAAGCGTCGTGGGAGGAGAGTGATCCTATCGCCTACTTCCGCGGTGAGGTCGCGGTGTTTGAGCCGGTGGCTGGAGACAGAGACGGCGGCGATCGGGAGGACGCATTGATCTCGTTGGACGCGATTTTGCCCGACGATCTACTGGAGAAGGTGCTATCCTTCCTGCCCGTCGCCAGCATCATCCGGTCGAGCTCCGTCTGCAAACGGTGGTACGAGACCGTGCACTCGGGGCGGCCGTCGTGGGCGAGGATGTCGCCGCAGAAGCCATGGTATTTCATGTTCACCTGCAGCGACGACGCCGTGTCCGGCTACGCCTACGACCCGAGCCTCCGCAAGTGGTACAGCTTCGACTTCCCCTGCATCGAGAAGAGCAACTGGCTGACGTCCTCCTCCTGCGGCCTGGTCTGCGTCATGGACAGCGAAGACTGGAGCAGCGTCTTCGTCTGTAACCCGATAACGCGGGACTGGACGCGGCTGGTCGACGCCCCCGGCGGGTGTTCCCCGGATTACAGCGCGCTCGCGGTGTCGGTCGACCGGCGCACGCACGGCTACACGGTGGCCGTGGCCAAGTGCAAGCAGGTGCCGCAGGACTACTACCAGTGGGACTTCTCGATCCACGTCTACGAGTCGGCCACGCGCGCCTGGGTCACCCTCTTCGCCCAAGTCCTCGCCGGCTGGAGGAGCGGCGACGAGTGCGTCATCTGCGACGGCATCCTCTACTTGTTGATCTACTCCACCAGCGTCCTCCGCAACGTGGACTCCCGCCATTGCCTGGCGATGTACGACCTCGCCGCGCGGCCCTCCTCTTCCCGATCCAGCAGTCTGACGCAAATGGCGATCCCCGCGCCCTGCTCTCTCACCTGCGGCCGGCTGATGAACCTGGGGGACAAGCTGGTCATGGTCGGCGGGATAGGGAAGCACGACCGGCCGGGGATCATCAAGGGGATCGGGATTTGGGagctggaggagaagaaggaatggCGGGAGGTGGCGCGAATGCCGCACAGATTCTTCCAGGGGTTCGGCGAATTCGACGACGTCTTCGCCAGCGGCGGCGCCGACGACCTCGTTTACATACAGAGCTTCGGTTCCCCGGCGCTGCTGACGTTCGACATGGGGCAGAGGCTGTGGAAGTGGTCGGCTAAGAGCCCCGTCACGAAGCGCTTCCCCCTCCAACTCTTCACCGGCTTCTGCTTCGAACCCAGGCTCGAGGTGCCTTCCTGA